GGGGTGCTGCTCGCGGCGCGCACGCGCGAGGCCTGGCACACGCTGCGCGCGGCCTTCGGCGGCCGGGGCGTGGACAAGCGCTACCTGGCGCTGGTGACGGGGCCGCTGGCGGAGGAGGGAGAGATCGATCTGCCCCTGCGCCACCACCCGCGCCACCCGGACCGCGTGGAGCCGGCGCTGCCCGGCGCGGAGGGGGCTCGCGAGGCTCACTCGCTCTTCCGGGTGCTGGGGCGCTCGGGCGAGTACAGCCTGGTGGAGGTGAAGATCCTCACCGGCGTGCTGCACCAGGTGCGCGCTCATATGGCCGGCGTGGGCTCCCCGCTGGTGGGAGACACGCTCTACGGCGGCAAGGAGCAGCCCGGGCTGTCACGCTTCTTCCTGCACGCGCAGTCGCTGGGGTTCTCGCACCCGGTGACGGGCAAGGCCGTGCAGGTGGAGAGCCCCGTGCCGGCCGATCTCTCCGAGGTGCTCCAGAAGCTTGGCCTGTCGCTGGCTCCGGCGGCTACTCGCCCATCACCTTGATGATGACGCGCTTGCGCCGCTGGCCGTCGAACTCGGCGTAGAACACCTGCTGCCAGGGGCCCAGATCCAGCTTCCCCGCCGTGACGGGGATGATGACCTGGTGGTGGATGAGCAGGGACTTGAGGTGCGCGTCCCCGTTGTCCTCGCCCGTGCGATGGTGGCGGTAGTCCGGCCCCTGGGGCGCCAGTTCCTGCAGCCACTCCCAGATGTCCTCGTGGAGCCCGGACTCGTCGTCATTGACGAACACGCCCGCGGTGATGTGCATGGCCGACACGAGCACCATGCCCTCCTGGATGCCACTCTTGCGTACCAGCCCGGCCACGCTGTCCGTGAGTCGGACGAGCTCGCGCCGCGACTTCGTCTCGAACCAGAGGTATTCGGTGAGGGTCTTCATTCCCGTGCCTCGTCAGGAAGGTTCGCTACAGTGATGGACGTCATGCGCGCCATCATCCACGTCGACATGGACGCCTTCTACGCGTCCGTGGAGCAGCGGGACAACCCGTCCCTGCGAGGCAAGCCGGTGATCGTCGGCGGGCATGCACAGCGCGGCGTGGTGGTCGCCGCCTCCTACGAGGTGCGCCCCTTCGGCGTGCGCAGCGCCATGCCCATGGCTCGCGCGGTGAAGATGGCGCCCCAGGCCATCGTCGTCCCGCCCCGGTTCTCGGCCTACGCGGACGCCAGCGAGCAGGTGTTCTCCATCTTCGAGCGCTACACCCCGCTCATCGAGCCGCTCTCGCTGGACGAGGCCTTCCTGGACGTCACCGCCTCCGTGCGCCTGTTCGGCGAGCCCGCGGAGATCGCCCGCCGCATCCGCAAGGAGATCGCCCTCGAGCTGAACCTCCCGGCCTCGGCGGGGATCGCCCCGGTGAAGTTCGTGGCGAAGATTGCCTCGGACCTGGCCAAGCCCAACGGCCAGCGAGAGGTCCGCGCCGAGGAGGTGGTCCCCACCCTGGCGAAGCTGCCCGTGTCCCGCCTGTGGGGCGTGGGCCCCAAGACGGAGGAGGAGCTGACGCGCGCCGGGCTGAAGACCATCGGCGACGTGGCGGCGCGGGACGTGGGGTGGCTGGAGCAGCGGTTCGGCTCCCAGGGCCGTCACCTGTGGGAGCTGTCCCAGGGCATCGATCCGCGCGAGGTGGTGCCCGATCGCGCAGCCAAGAGCGTGGGCGCGGAGGACACCTTCGAGGAGGACCTGCGGGGCGTGGATCTGCTGCGCCCCCACGTGCACGCCCAGGCGCTGCGAGTCGCCCGGCGGCTGCGCAAGGCCGAGGCGAAGGGCCGCGTGGTGCAGCTCAAGGTGAAGTTCGCCGACTTCACCACCATCACCCGGCGCACCACCCTCTCCGCTCCGACGGATGATGGGCAGACGCTCTACCGGGCCGCGTTGGAGCTGCTGGAGCGCGCCCATGAGGGCAAGCCCATCCGGCTGACCGGTGTGTCCGTGCAGCTCGCCGAGCAGCAGGAGCCGCAGCAGCTCGGGCTCTTCGCCGCCCCCGCCCCTCCCCCACCGCGCAGCGCGAAGCTCAACGCCGCGCTGGACCGCATCGCCGAGCGCTTCGGCACCAAGGCCATCACCACCGCGGACATCGCCGAGACGGGCGGTGCCGCGGACGATGAGGATCCGTGGGGACGGCACTGAGCGTCCTATGAGAGGTGGAGGACAGTCCGCCCTCTCTCTCGGCTGAACCCTCGTGCGCTTCCGAGATGCAGAGGGTCCGCCCGCCCGCCTGCCCCACGCTTCCCCCGAAGAGCCCCCGTACACAGTGTCGACAGCGCGCCGAGGGGGCAGCGGATCCAGGGGGAGCGCGATGCGGACAGGGCTTGGAGGCCGGGTTCATGGGCGACCTGCCTCGCTCCACCGGGAGAGTCACACGTTGCCGGCGGCCACTCTCCCTCTGGAGGACACATGAAACGACTCGTGGCGGTCATCCCGGCCGTGGCCCTGGCTGTAGGGCTCGTGGCTTCGCGCGCCAGTCTCGCGGCGGACACTCCTGGAGCCTGTCCCCAGGGCGTCCCCCTCACCTCCATCCCCGCCATCCAGGGCTCCGGCGCCGGCAGTCCGCTGGCCGGGCGCACCACCTCCACCGAGGGAGTCGTCGTCGGAGACTTCCAGGCCGCCGACCAGCAGAGCGGCTTCTTCATCCAGGCGGCCCAGGGAGACGGCAACCCCGCCACCAGCGATGGGCTCTTCGTCTACGTGCCTCGGAGCAACGCCCTGTCGAGCATCGACGTGCTCCCGGGAGACCTGGTGCGCGTCAGCGGCACCGTGAAGGAGTTCCGCTCCAGCACCGGCAGCGGCACCCTCACCGAGCTCGACGCCATCACCGCGCTCAGCATCTGCGCCCGGGGTGTCACGGTTCAGCCCGCGGCCCTGGCGCTGCCCGTGGCCACCGTGGCGGACCTCGAGGCCTACGAGGGCATGCTCGTCACCTCCTCGCAGGTGCTCACCGTCACGGAGACGTACGGTCTGGGCCGCTATGGCGAGCTCCTCCTCTCCAGCGGAGGACGCCTCTTCACGCCCACCAACGGCCAGGGCGGCTCGCCCGAGGAGTATGCCCGGCGGCGGCTCCTCCTCGATGACGGCAGCTCGCGGCAGAACCCCGCTCCCATCCCCTTCCTGTCCTCGCCCGGCCCGGAGGGCACCCGCCGCGTCGGCGACACCGTGCAGGGCCTGACTGGCGTGCTCACCTACGCCTTCAACGAGTACCGCCTCTTCCCCACCGTCACGCCGAACTTCGTCAGCACGAACCCGCGCACGGACAGGCCGGAGCAGATCGCGGGCGGACTCAAGGTCGCCAGCTTCAACGTCCTCAACTACTTCACGACGCTCAACTCGCGTGGCGCGAACTCGCCGGAGGAGTTCGCTCGGCAGAAGGCGAAGACCGTCGCGGCGCTGAAGGCCATCGACGCGGACATCGTCGGCCTCATCGAGGTGGAGAACAACGGCCCGACCGCCCTGCGGGATCTGGTCGATGCGCTGAACGCCGCCTATGGCGAGCCCATGTACGCCGCGGTGCCCGACCCCGCCACGGGTGTCGGCAGCGACGCCATCAAGGTCGCCCTCATCTACAAGCCCCGGTCGGTCAGCCTGGCCGGCGCCTCCCTCAGCTCCGCGGATCCCGTCTTCGATCGCCCCCCTGTCGCCCAGACCTTCCGCACGAACAGCGCCGGGTCGGACCTCACCGTCGTCATCAACCACTTCAAGTCCAAGGGCTCCTGCCCGCCCAGCGGGGACGTGGATCAAGGCCAGGGCTGCTGGAACCTCAAGCGCATCGCGCAGGCCAACGCGCTCCTCCAGCTCATCGGCGAGCTGCAGGCGCAGTCGAACGACCCGGATGTGCTCGTCATCGGCGACCTGAACGCCTACAGCGAGGAGGATCCGGTGCAGACGCTGGTGGCTGGCGGGCTGGAGCACCTGAGCCTGCGGATGCCCGCCCCCCAGCGCTACAGCTACGTCTTCGAAGGCCAGTCGGGAGAGCTCGACCACGCCCTGGCCACCTCCAGCCTGGCCGCCCAGGTGCGAGGCATCACCGTGTGGCACATCAACGCGGATGAGCCCCCGGTGCTCGACTACAATACCGAGTTCAAGACCGACGACCGCTACACGCCCACGCCGTTCCGCTCGAGCGATCACGATCCCCTCATCATCGGGCTCGAGCTGAACGCCGTGTGCGAGGTCGACCCGGGCGCGCCCACGCTGGAGCTGCTGGGCGACAGCCCCATGACGCTGGAGTGCGGCGTGGACACCTGGCTGGACCCGGGCGCCAGGGCCTGGGATGCCTGCGGCCCCCTTGAGGTCCACACGTACAACTCGGGCAACGACGCGTCCGGGCCGGGTCCTAACACGCGCGCCGAAGGCACCTACTCCGTGCAGTACATCGCGTGGACATCGATGGGGCAGGCGGTGGGCGCGATCCGCTCGGTGCGCGTGGCGGACCGCACGCCTCCGCTGCTGAAGCTCAGGGGCGACACGGAGATGACGCACACGTGCGGCACCGGCTGGGTGGACCCTGGCGTGGAGGCCGTGGACGCGTGCTACGGGAACGTGGCCCCCACGGTGAGGACGACGGGGTACGTGAACGGGTGGGTGCCCGGCGTGTACACCGTACGCTACGACGTCCAGGACAGCGCGGGGAACTCCGCCCCCCCGCTGACTCGCACGGTGAGGGTCTCCAACTGTCCCTGGTGAGGGCTGGAGGGCTGAGCCTTCAGCGCGGTGACGGGCGACGGCGGCCCAGCAGGGCCAGGCCCAGCATCAGCAGCGGCACCACCGAAGCGCTCGAGCTCCCCGCGCCGCAGCCGCAGCCGCCCTCCGCCTCCACGTCTCCGCCGCCCGTGCCACCGTCTGGCGCGGGCTCCTGCCGCGCGAGCACCGTGATGGACACGGTGTCCTCGCCGCTATCCCCGCTCGGATCCGTCACCCGCAGCAGGAACGTGAGCACCGT
Above is a window of Hyalangium gracile DNA encoding:
- a CDS encoding ExeM/NucH family extracellular endonuclease; the encoded protein is MKRLVAVIPAVALAVGLVASRASLAADTPGACPQGVPLTSIPAIQGSGAGSPLAGRTTSTEGVVVGDFQAADQQSGFFIQAAQGDGNPATSDGLFVYVPRSNALSSIDVLPGDLVRVSGTVKEFRSSTGSGTLTELDAITALSICARGVTVQPAALALPVATVADLEAYEGMLVTSSQVLTVTETYGLGRYGELLLSSGGRLFTPTNGQGGSPEEYARRRLLLDDGSSRQNPAPIPFLSSPGPEGTRRVGDTVQGLTGVLTYAFNEYRLFPTVTPNFVSTNPRTDRPEQIAGGLKVASFNVLNYFTTLNSRGANSPEEFARQKAKTVAALKAIDADIVGLIEVENNGPTALRDLVDALNAAYGEPMYAAVPDPATGVGSDAIKVALIYKPRSVSLAGASLSSADPVFDRPPVAQTFRTNSAGSDLTVVINHFKSKGSCPPSGDVDQGQGCWNLKRIAQANALLQLIGELQAQSNDPDVLVIGDLNAYSEEDPVQTLVAGGLEHLSLRMPAPQRYSYVFEGQSGELDHALATSSLAAQVRGITVWHINADEPPVLDYNTEFKTDDRYTPTPFRSSDHDPLIIGLELNAVCEVDPGAPTLELLGDSPMTLECGVDTWLDPGARAWDACGPLEVHTYNSGNDASGPGPNTRAEGTYSVQYIAWTSMGQAVGAIRSVRVADRTPPLLKLRGDTEMTHTCGTGWVDPGVEAVDACYGNVAPTVRTTGYVNGWVPGVYTVRYDVQDSAGNSAPPLTRTVRVSNCPW
- a CDS encoding RluA family pseudouridine synthase, with the translated sequence MSTDTVHTLTVDAAKAGQRVDLFIGEALGLSRAKLKRLFEEGAVKVNGRAAKKGLLVTAGQRITVEYEEETREAVPDAGFPLVVLYEDATVVAVDKPAGRPSHPLRPGETGTVANALVARYPECATASEDSREGGLCHRLDIETSGVLLAARTREAWHTLRAAFGGRGVDKRYLALVTGPLAEEGEIDLPLRHHPRHPDRVEPALPGAEGAREAHSLFRVLGRSGEYSLVEVKILTGVLHQVRAHMAGVGSPLVGDTLYGGKEQPGLSRFFLHAQSLGFSHPVTGKAVQVESPVPADLSEVLQKLGLSLAPAATRPSP
- the dinB gene encoding DNA polymerase IV, which codes for MRAIIHVDMDAFYASVEQRDNPSLRGKPVIVGGHAQRGVVVAASYEVRPFGVRSAMPMARAVKMAPQAIVVPPRFSAYADASEQVFSIFERYTPLIEPLSLDEAFLDVTASVRLFGEPAEIARRIRKEIALELNLPASAGIAPVKFVAKIASDLAKPNGQREVRAEEVVPTLAKLPVSRLWGVGPKTEEELTRAGLKTIGDVAARDVGWLEQRFGSQGRHLWELSQGIDPREVVPDRAAKSVGAEDTFEEDLRGVDLLRPHVHAQALRVARRLRKAEAKGRVVQLKVKFADFTTITRRTTLSAPTDDGQTLYRAALELLERAHEGKPIRLTGVSVQLAEQQEPQQLGLFAAPAPPPPRSAKLNAALDRIAERFGTKAITTADIAETGGAADDEDPWGRH
- a CDS encoding secondary thiamine-phosphate synthase enzyme YjbQ, with protein sequence MKTLTEYLWFETKSRRELVRLTDSVAGLVRKSGIQEGMVLVSAMHITAGVFVNDDESGLHEDIWEWLQELAPQGPDYRHHRTGEDNGDAHLKSLLIHHQVIIPVTAGKLDLGPWQQVFYAEFDGQRRKRVIIKVMGE